A genomic stretch from Theobroma cacao cultivar B97-61/B2 chromosome 4, Criollo_cocoa_genome_V2, whole genome shotgun sequence includes:
- the LOC18601433 gene encoding thioredoxin H2, with amino-acid sequence MGSFFSSLLGSASEDSSSNSSSSEPSRVLTFHSSPRWQLHFNSVKETPKLIVIDFSASWCGPCKFIEPAVHDMAAKFTEVDFVKIDVDELPDVAQEFGVQAMPTFVLVKKGKEVDRVVGAQKNDLEKKVEKHRTLQAAT; translated from the exons atgggttctttcttttcaagcTTGTTAGGTTCGGCATCAGAAGATTCATCTTCAAATTCATCTTCATCTGAGCCTTCAAGGGTCTTAACCTTCCATTCATCTCCCAGATGGCAGCTTCACTTCAACTCTGTCAAAGAAACCCCAAAGCTT ATAGTTATAGATTTCTCAGCTTCCTGGTGTGGGCCTTGCAAGTTCATAGAACCTGCTGTACATGACATGGCTGCAAAGTTCACggaagttgattttgttaaaattgaCGTTGATGAGCTGCCT GATGTGGCGCAGGAATTTGGGGTGCAGGCAATGCCAACATTTGTGTTGGTGAAGAAAGGGAAGGAAGTGGATAGGGTGGTTGGAGCCCAAAAGAATGACCTTGAGAAGAAGGTTGAGAAGCATAGGACTCTCCAGGCTGCTACTTGA